Part of the Dehalococcoidia bacterium genome is shown below.
CCGCTCGTCCGCCAGCGCGGCGATGCAGCGGGCGACATCGACGGGCGTGGTGGCGCGGCCGCTGGGATTTGCCATGTTGACCCGCTCCAGCAGGTTGACGCCCTCCGGGATGCGCCGCAGGGCGGGCGTGTCGGTAACGCCGGCCCGGATGGCGTTGGCCGTGACGCCCATGGGCGCGAGTTCGAAGGCGAGTTGCCGTATGTGAGCTTCCAGGGCGGCCTTGGCGGCCGAGACTGCGCCGTAGCTCTTGATGACGCGCGTGGAGCCGGATGAAGTCATGGCGTAGATGCGGCTGCCCCGGCGCAGCAGGCCATGGGCGTAGAGGTCCTGGGCCCAGTAGATAAGGCTGTTGGCCATTACGTCCAGCGTCATCTCCATCTGACGTTGGGTCAGGGCCTCCTTGGGGTTGTCGGCAATTACGGGCTGCAGAGTGCCGAAGGCCAGCGAGTGCAGTACCACGCGCACGAAGGAGCCGGTCTCGGCCGCCTTCGCGGCCATTTTCTCGACCGCCTCCTGACGCTTGGCCGCGTCGGCCGCGTTCATGTTGAAGAAAACGGCTTGGCGGCCCTCGGCGCGAATAGCCTCCATGACCTTCTCGGCGTTTGGCAGCGTCGACCGGAGGTCCAGGTGGACGCCGAAGATGTCCATCCCCGACCGCGCCAGCTCGACGGCCGTTGCGCCGCCGAACCCGCTCGACGCGCCGAGGATCAGGGCCCAGTCGCTCAGCCTGCCGTTAGTCGTCATCTTCTTCGCCGTCCTCTTCTGCTGCGGCCTCGCCCTCCGGCGGCGGAGCCGCCGCCTGGGGCACCGGCCCCTCGAACACGCCCTCCGTCCGCAGGAGGGCCGCCACGAACTCCTTCACGTCTTCGTCCGCGCCCGCCATTTTCGCGCGCACAGCCTGGAAGAGCTTCGTCGTCTCTATCAGGCAGTAGCGCATGGTCTCCGCCGCCACGGCGAGCTCCTCCGCGTACTGCCGCGGCCTGCTTGCGGGCGGGACCTGGCGGTTCCCGTTGACTACGAGGAGGGCCCGCGCCGCTTCCTTCCGCTCCGCGATGTGGCTTTCGAGACGCTGGCGCAGGCGGTAGTGCGCCGCCATGCCGACCTCACCCGAGCTGCCCTCCGTCTCGACGATCACGTATTCGCCCTGGTAGGAGAACACGGCCGGGTCATCCGGACGGGAGAAGGAAGAGAGACCGAGGAGAGAGAGGGCGTCGCGCACCGGCAGGTCCAGGCCGTATTTGCCCTCCTGCCAGAGGATACGCCGGTAACGGTCCAGGGCGCGGTACGCGTTTCGGGCCTGCTCCAGCTCGATCTCGAGGTTCTCCAGCTTGCTCTCGGCCTGGTCCACGCGCTCCTGGGCCTCCTGGAGGCCGGGGACGTCGAAGCCTGAGACCCAGGCCGGCGCGGGGCCCTCCGCGGCGGCAAGGAGG
Proteins encoded:
- a CDS encoding SDR family oxidoreductase; the encoded protein is MTTNGRLSDWALILGASSGFGGATAVELARSGMDIFGVHLDLRSTLPNAEKVMEAIRAEGRQAVFFNMNAADAAKRQEAVEKMAAKAAETGSFVRVVLHSLAFGTLQPVIADNPKEALTQRQMEMTLDVMANSLIYWAQDLYAHGLLRRGSRIYAMTSSGSTRVIKSYGAVSAAKAALEAHIRQLAFELAPMGVTANAIRAGVTDTPALRRIPEGVNLLERVNMANPSGRATTPVDVARCIAALADERTYWMTGNVIGVDGGEEITV